One Candidatus Neomarinimicrobiota bacterium genomic window, GCGCTCTATCCAGATCACCTTTTCGCACGTAAAAATTAGCTAACCCGGCCACGCCATCCAGGTTATCGGGATCCTTTTCTAAAACCCGCTTTAGGAACGGTTCGATATTATCGAATTGCTGCAGATAAAATAAAGCCTCTTCGACCATTGGCAGTACCAGAGCGGTATCCGCGGGCGACACCTCCACAAATGCAGACCAGTAGGCCACCGCCTGGGAATAAAGCTTGGCTATCTTCTCTTCCAGCTGCTGCTGCCGGGTTGTCTTTTTGTCCTCTGAGGTTTCGGCCGCCGCCAGCTCCTTTCGGTATGACAGGGCTCCATCAGCATAAGACTCCGCCATGAAATAGAGTGCTGGGGCGAACTTCTCGTCAATTTTAAGCGCCTGCTGGTAGTGGCTGCGGACCGTCTCCAGAGAATCTTCATGACGCCGGTCGTATCCCTGGCGGAAGCGGCACAGAGCCTGAAGGCGGGGATCTTCCTGGTTGGTAACTTTCTGCCACTGAGACAGATACTTTCCAGCTGCCTCCCAATCCCTCAAGTAGCGATAAGACTTTACCAGCTGGCGCAGAGCCCAAGCATTGCGTTTTTCCAGCTTGAGAATCTCCAGGGCCCGCTCCACCGCCTGCTCATGCTGGTTAAGCTCAGTGTAATCCAGCGCCAGCTCCTTCAACAACTCCACCTGTTCATAAGTGGTGAGGTCAGGCCTGGCCAGCAGGCTTTCATGAAGTTTATGGGCGCGGTCAGCGGCCCCGCCCCGACGCATCACCTGACCCAGCTTCAGGTAGGCCGCAATATAGTCCGTATCCCGATCAATAACCCCTTTGAAACATTGGTAGGCCTGCTTGAGATTGTTCCGCAGCAGGTGATCAAGGCCCTCCGTGTACAGTCGTTGAACATCACGCTTGCGTCGGGCTTGGGCACGCATTACTACTGCCACTCCTCACAGAACCGGGATATCTGTATCCGCGATAACCAGACAAATCTCAACATAATTGACTACGGCTCCCATTAAGCAGGTTGCTCATCTGCGGATGATGCGGCCTGTTTCGCAGCCGCCGCGCTCTCCCGCTCGCCCTTAAAAATGTCCTCATCCAGGGCCGA contains:
- a CDS encoding tetratricopeptide repeat protein; translated protein: MRAQARRKRDVQRLYTEGLDHLLRNNLKQAYQCFKGVIDRDTDYIAAYLKLGQVMRRGGAADRAHKLHESLLARPDLTTYEQVELLKELALDYTELNQHEQAVERALEILKLEKRNAWALRQLVKSYRYLRDWEAAGKYLSQWQKVTNQEDPRLQALCRFRQGYDRRHEDSLETVRSHYQQALKIDEKFAPALYFMAESYADGALSYRKELAAAETSEDKKTTRQQQLEEKIAKLYSQAVAYWSAFVEVSPADTALVLPMVEEALFYLQQFDNIEPFLKRVLEKDPDNLDGVAGLANFYVRKGDLDRAQELLGTIPGNAVGSPLIRAIQLKLNYRRRADQNLLPELDRLIDSIRLEAKTQIGRRDARASLMSWLDPSSDPLEKLE